A part of Canis lupus familiaris isolate Mischka breed German Shepherd chromosome 4, alternate assembly UU_Cfam_GSD_1.0, whole genome shotgun sequence genomic DNA contains:
- the VDAC2 gene encoding voltage-dependent anion-selective channel protein 2 isoform X2 — MATYGQSCARPMCVPPSYADLGKAARDIFNKGFGFGLVKLDVKTKSCSGVEFSTSGSSNTDTGKVTGTLETKYKWCEYGLTFTEKWNTDNTLGTEIAIEDQICQGLKLTFDTTFSPNTGKKSGKIKSSYKRECINLGCDVDFDFAGPAIHGSAVFGYEGWLAGYQMTFDSAKSKLTRNNFAVGYRTGDFQLHTNVNDGTEFGGSIYQKVCEDLDTSVNLAWTSGTNCTRFGIAAKYQLDPTASISAKVNNSSLIGVGYTQTLRPGVKLTLSALVDGKSINAGGHKLGLALELEA, encoded by the exons ATGGCGACCTACGGGCAGAGCTGCGCGCGGC caatgtgtgttCCTCCATCCTATGCTGACCTTGGCAAAGCTGCCAGAGATATTTTCAACAAAGGATTTg GTTTTGGGCTGGTGAAACTGGATGTGAAAACAAAGTCATGCAGTGGTGTG GAATTCTCAACGTCTGGTTCATCTAATACAGACACTGGTAAAGTTACTGGAACCTTGGAGACCAAATATAAATGGTGTGAGTATGGTCTGACTTTCACAGAAAAGTGGAACACCGATAACACTCTGGGAACAGAAATCGCAATTGAAGACCAG atCTGTCAAGGTTTGAAACTGACATTTGATACCACCTTTTCACCAAACACGGG aaagaaaagtgGTAAAATCAAGTCTTCTTACAAGAGGGAGTGTATAAACCTTGGTTGTGATGTTGACTTTGATTTTGCTGGACCTGCAATCCATGGTTCAGCCGTCTTTGGTTATGAGGGCTGGCTTGCTGGCTACCAGATGACTTTTGATAGTGCCAAATCAAAGCTGACAAGAAATAACTTTGCAGTGGGCTACAGGACTGGGGACTTCCAACTACACACTAATGT CAATGACGGGACAGAATTTGGAGGATCAATTTATCAGAAAGTATGTGAAGATCTTGACACTTCAGTAAACCTTGCTTGGACATCAGGTACCAACTGCACTCGCTTTGGCATTGCAGCCAAATATCAGTTGGATCCCACTGCTTCCATTTCT gcaAAAGTCAACAACTCTAGTTTAATTGGAGTGGGCTACACTCAGACTCTGAGGCCTG GTGTCAAGCTTACACTGTCTGCCCTGGTAGATGGGAAGAGCATTAATGCTGGAGGCCACAAACTTGGGCTTGCCCTGGAGTTGGAGGCTTAA
- the VDAC2 gene encoding voltage-dependent anion-selective channel protein 2 isoform X1, whose protein sequence is MCLILCTGWVLRAMCVPPSYADLGKAARDIFNKGFGFGLVKLDVKTKSCSGVEFSTSGSSNTDTGKVTGTLETKYKWCEYGLTFTEKWNTDNTLGTEIAIEDQICQGLKLTFDTTFSPNTGKKSGKIKSSYKRECINLGCDVDFDFAGPAIHGSAVFGYEGWLAGYQMTFDSAKSKLTRNNFAVGYRTGDFQLHTNVNDGTEFGGSIYQKVCEDLDTSVNLAWTSGTNCTRFGIAAKYQLDPTASISAKVNNSSLIGVGYTQTLRPGVKLTLSALVDGKSINAGGHKLGLALELEA, encoded by the exons ATGTGTCTGATCCTTTGTACTGGTTGGGTCCTAAGAG caatgtgtgttCCTCCATCCTATGCTGACCTTGGCAAAGCTGCCAGAGATATTTTCAACAAAGGATTTg GTTTTGGGCTGGTGAAACTGGATGTGAAAACAAAGTCATGCAGTGGTGTG GAATTCTCAACGTCTGGTTCATCTAATACAGACACTGGTAAAGTTACTGGAACCTTGGAGACCAAATATAAATGGTGTGAGTATGGTCTGACTTTCACAGAAAAGTGGAACACCGATAACACTCTGGGAACAGAAATCGCAATTGAAGACCAG atCTGTCAAGGTTTGAAACTGACATTTGATACCACCTTTTCACCAAACACGGG aaagaaaagtgGTAAAATCAAGTCTTCTTACAAGAGGGAGTGTATAAACCTTGGTTGTGATGTTGACTTTGATTTTGCTGGACCTGCAATCCATGGTTCAGCCGTCTTTGGTTATGAGGGCTGGCTTGCTGGCTACCAGATGACTTTTGATAGTGCCAAATCAAAGCTGACAAGAAATAACTTTGCAGTGGGCTACAGGACTGGGGACTTCCAACTACACACTAATGT CAATGACGGGACAGAATTTGGAGGATCAATTTATCAGAAAGTATGTGAAGATCTTGACACTTCAGTAAACCTTGCTTGGACATCAGGTACCAACTGCACTCGCTTTGGCATTGCAGCCAAATATCAGTTGGATCCCACTGCTTCCATTTCT gcaAAAGTCAACAACTCTAGTTTAATTGGAGTGGGCTACACTCAGACTCTGAGGCCTG GTGTCAAGCTTACACTGTCTGCCCTGGTAGATGGGAAGAGCATTAATGCTGGAGGCCACAAACTTGGGCTTGCCCTGGAGTTGGAGGCTTAA